The following nucleotide sequence is from Dialister pneumosintes.
CATTTAAATATAAAAGAATTATGTATCTTAAAACATATATAGGAGGAACTATGTCAGGACTTATGACACTTTCTATGTCTATTAAATACCTATTATTTGCCATAGCTATTTTCATTTCCAATATCGTACAAGCACTCACCGGATTTGCCGGTGTAATGCTCTCTATTCCCCCATCTATATTATTATTCGGTCCGGATACTGCGATTGCAGTAGTCAATGCACTGGTATGGGGTGTATCTCTTGTACTCGCTTGGAAAAACAGAAATTATCTTGATAAAAAAATTATTTTGTTTATTATCAGCTTCATGCTATTAGGAATGGCAATCGGTGTGAAGCTCTACACGATGGTAGATGCTCATATTATTGCACCGATTTATGGTGCTATTATCGTAGCGGCTGCCTTAAAAAACATATTAACAAAACCTGCCGACCAACCTATGCCCAACTGGATCTCCGCCTGTATTCTTATTGGCGCAGGTATTATTCACGGTATGTTTGCATCCGGCGGTGCACTCCTCGTCGTTTACTTGGCAGCTACTTTTAAAAACAAGTATACATTTCGTGCCAATGTGGCAGCAGTCTGGTCTTTCTTAAATTTGATACTCATAGTAAAGGATTTTGAAAGAGGACTATTCAATGCAGAAGCACTTCACTTGATGCTTATCGCCATTGTTCCCATGCTTTTAGCCGTATATATAGGTAATAAAATACACCATGTTATTAATCAAAAACTATTTACACGCAGCACTTACGGATTACTTCTTTTATCGGGAACGATGATTTTATTATAAGAAACGTAACAATAAAAAAGGGAATACACAATGTGTTCCCTTTTTTATTGCTGTCCTATTTATACTTCTAATAAATGGTTAATTGCCCAATTCATAATTTCTTCTTTAGAAGATTTTGCATAGATTCCACGAATAGCCAATCCATCACACAAAGTCGCTCCCTTACAACACTTTTCTAATGTTTTGGGTGCATTGCACAATCCGGATCCTTCATGTGTAATGACCGGAAATACTTTCTTTCCTGTAAAATCTAATCGCTCTAATTGCGTCAAGACTGCCATCGGATAAGTGCCACACCAAGAAGGTCCGGCTACTACAATACAGTCATAAGCAGCTACAGAATCTATATATTGTTTTAATAGAGGTCTGGCATTCTCTTTATATTCAGCATATGCTTCTTTTCCACATTGTTTATAATCTATTGCATAAGCTTTTACCGTTTGTATTTCAAACACATCCGCATCCACAGCTTCTCTTATATACTCCACTACAAATTCTGTATTCCCTTTGGCTAATTCTTTAATTTCTCCCTCTACGTAATTCTGTCCTCTTCGAGAATAATAAATAACCAATGTCTTAGCCATGTATATCCTTCTTTCTATTACCTATCATTTTCTTAACCCGTATTTATTACATTTGCTTTCTTAATGCCTGTAACAATCCGGTAGTCCCTCTTAGAATATCTTCATAAGTTTCATTAAAATTACCCGTATACCAAGGGTCTGCCACTTCCTTCGGCGTATCGGTAAAATCCATTAACTGCTTTAATTTCTTCTTGGGATCTCCTTGTGTCAGATGCAATAAATCTTCTCTATTTTCTTCATCCATTCCGATAATTACATCATATTTTTCATAATCTGCACCGGTAAATAAACGAGCAACACGTCTTGTATAAGGAATTCCCATTTCTTCCAATTTTCTCTTGGCAGGAGGATACATATCATTTCCTATTTCATCCCGAGTAGCCGCTACAGAAGAAATTTCTATCTTCTCATCCAAGCCCGCCTTTTTAACTATATCTTTCATAATAAATTCCGCCATAGGCGAACGACAAATATTGCCATGACAAACAAAAAGTACACGAATCATACGAATCTCCTATCTACGTTTTAAGTATATTCATAGAATAACAATCTCACTAGAAATCTGCAAACGCTTTGTATGTACTAATTTCCATGAAACCTACATTCATTGACTTTTATATACCCTTATGTTTAAATGAAAACGGTTATCACTTTTTGAAATTCAAGGAGGTTTACATATATGCGTGCTAAAATCAGTAGTATTTTATTATTTCTTTTAAGCGTACTTTTAGTAATCGGTGAACAATCTTTCGCCGGACCTTGTCCCATGAAACCTAACGGAATGTATATGGTATGCCATTGGGCAGGACAAGCTATTTTAGGAGTTGGAGTTGTAGTTATTGTATTGTCTATTTTTCATATCTGCAGTACTAATCGTGCCTTTAAGCAAGGATTAGATATCGGAATAATAGCCAATTCGATGTTACTGATTGCTACACCGGGACATTTAATTCCGCTTTGCAAAATGTCTACCATGTGCTGCCATACTGTCATGAAACCTTTTACGTTAGTAGCAGGTATTCTTATGATTGTTGTAGCATGTATTGATTTTTTTATGCAAAGAAAAAACCTTAAGAAAGAAGGAGAATAATGACTTTACGAGATCTTCCTATAAAAACGCTCAAACATAAACCACTTCGCACAACAGCACTGATGCTACTTACTTTCTTCTTATCTTTTGTCATTTTTTCCGGTTCCTTAGTTATTATGAGCTTACAAAATGGACTTGGAAAGTTAGAAGACCGATTAGGTGCTGATATTGTAGTGGTTCCTAATTCTGCTAAGACTAAAATAGACCCTAAAACGATGTTGCTAAACGGTACCCCGGGATATTTCTATATGGACAAAGAAAAAATGTCACTCATTCAACATATCGAGGGTGTGGATACCGTATCTCCACAAATTTTCTTAGCATCTCTTTCCGCTTCCTGTTGTTCTGTACCCGTACAAATCATCGGATTTGATCCGGATACGGATTTTCTTATTCAACCATGGATTCGTCAAAGCTATAACCAGGAGTTAGGTCATGGAGATGTAGTCGTCGGCTCTTCTGTCAATGCAGATGTGGGTGACACCATCCGTTTTTATAATAAAGATTGTCGTATTGTTGCTAAACTGGAAAACACAGGTACGAGCTTAGATACTGCCGTTTATACTAAAGCAGACACTATTCGTACCTTGATTGACTCTT
It contains:
- a CDS encoding low molecular weight protein-tyrosine-phosphatase, which encodes MIRVLFVCHGNICRSPMAEFIMKDIVKKAGLDEKIEISSVAATRDEIGNDMYPPAKRKLEEMGIPYTRRVARLFTGADYEKYDVIIGMDEENREDLLHLTQGDPKKKLKQLMDFTDTPKEVADPWYTGNFNETYEDILRGTTGLLQALRKQM
- a CDS encoding ABC transporter permease, yielding MTLRDLPIKTLKHKPLRTTALMLLTFFLSFVIFSGSLVIMSLQNGLGKLEDRLGADIVVVPNSAKTKIDPKTMLLNGTPGYFYMDKEKMSLIQHIEGVDTVSPQIFLASLSASCCSVPVQIIGFDPDTDFLIQPWIRQSYNQELGHGDVVVGSSVNADVGDTIRFYNKDCRIVAKLENTGTSLDTAVYTKADTIRTLIDSSQQMGLNTMFTGDVNDIISSVYIKVKDGYDIKKVTDNINLRVRKVKAIQMKEMFSEIGSSLSGISQTVSVLIIAIWIMAFIILTISFSILVGERKREFALLRMMGLSRKRLAGLLLQESFLLSLAGGITGTGMGLLLIIPFGKLIETSLHLPFLIPTIGEIGLIVLGTLVMISIAGPLASGYAAYRLSHVDPATILREGN
- a CDS encoding sulfite exporter TauE/SafE family protein produces the protein MSGLMTLSMSIKYLLFAIAIFISNIVQALTGFAGVMLSIPPSILLFGPDTAIAVVNALVWGVSLVLAWKNRNYLDKKIILFIISFMLLGMAIGVKLYTMVDAHIIAPIYGAIIVAAALKNILTKPADQPMPNWISACILIGAGIIHGMFASGGALLVVYLAATFKNKYTFRANVAAVWSFLNLILIVKDFERGLFNAEALHLMLIAIVPMLLAVYIGNKIHHVINQKLFTRSTYGLLLLSGTMILL
- a CDS encoding DUF4418 family protein, with protein sequence MRAKISSILLFLLSVLLVIGEQSFAGPCPMKPNGMYMVCHWAGQAILGVGVVVIVLSIFHICSTNRAFKQGLDIGIIANSMLLIATPGHLIPLCKMSTMCCHTVMKPFTLVAGILMIVVACIDFFMQRKNLKKEGE
- a CDS encoding flavodoxin, whose translation is MAKTLVIYYSRRGQNYVEGEIKELAKGNTEFVVEYIREAVDADVFEIQTVKAYAIDYKQCGKEAYAEYKENARPLLKQYIDSVAAYDCIVVAGPSWCGTYPMAVLTQLERLDFTGKKVFPVITHEGSGLCNAPKTLEKCCKGATLCDGLAIRGIYAKSSKEEIMNWAINHLLEV